One Maribacter cobaltidurans genomic window carries:
- the mdh gene encoding malate dehydrogenase, which produces MKVTVVGAGAVGASCAEYIAIKDFASEVVILDIKEGYAEGKAMDLMQTASLNGFDTKITGSTSDYSKTANSDIAVITSGIPRKPGMTREELIGINAGIVKTVSSSLIQHSPNVIIIVVSNPMDTMTYLVHKTTDLPKNRIIGMGGALDSARFKYRLAEAMEAPISDVDGMVIGGHSDTGMVPLTSHATRNSIKVSEFISEDRLQQVAEDTKVGGATLTKLLGTSAWYAPGAAVSALVQAIACDQKKMFPCSTFLEGEYGLNDICIGVPVILGKNGIEQIVDIPLSDAEKAKMKESAEGVSKTNGLLEV; this is translated from the coding sequence ATGAAAGTTACAGTAGTTGGAGCCGGAGCGGTAGGGGCCAGTTGTGCAGAGTATATTGCTATAAAGGATTTTGCCTCTGAGGTGGTTATCCTTGATATCAAGGAAGGATATGCAGAAGGAAAGGCGATGGATCTTATGCAAACTGCATCATTGAACGGTTTTGATACCAAAATTACGGGAAGCACCAGTGATTATTCAAAAACTGCCAATAGCGATATAGCGGTAATTACTTCCGGTATTCCTAGAAAGCCCGGAATGACCAGGGAAGAGCTCATCGGTATAAATGCGGGAATCGTAAAAACTGTTTCCAGCAGCTTGATCCAGCATTCACCAAACGTAATTATTATCGTCGTGAGTAACCCCATGGATACCATGACCTATTTGGTTCATAAAACTACTGATTTGCCAAAGAACAGAATCATTGGTATGGGTGGTGCTTTGGATAGTGCCCGATTCAAGTATAGATTAGCAGAGGCCATGGAAGCCCCCATTTCGGACGTTGATGGTATGGTTATAGGTGGTCACAGCGATACGGGTATGGTTCCTTTGACTTCTCATGCCACACGGAATAGTATAAAGGTATCAGAATTCATATCTGAAGATAGATTGCAACAAGTGGCAGAGGATACTAAAGTAGGCGGCGCCACTTTGACCAAATTATTGGGTACCAGTGCCTGGTATGCCCCCGGTGCCGCAGTTTCTGCCTTGGTACAGGCCATTGCTTGTGACCAAAAGAAAATGTTCCCATGTTCCACTTTCTTGGAAGGGGAATATGGTCTAAATGACATCTGTATAGGTGTTCCCGTTATTTTAGGTAAAAATGGTATAGAACAGATTGTGGACATTCCATTAAGTGATGCCGAAAAAGCCAAAATGAAGGAAAGTGCAGAGGGTGTTTCTAAAACCAATGGTTTGCTAGAAGTCTAG
- the exaC gene encoding acetaldehyde dehydrogenase ExaC, producing the protein MGNTATVAQDVLQKPTFKNQYENFIGGKWTAPVKGEYFENTSPVDGKSFTKIPRSTAEDINKAIDAAWKAAPSWNNSSATERSNMLLKIADVMEKNLEVLARAETWDNGKAIRETRAADLPLAIDHFRYFAGVIRAEEGSVSELDSNTVALNVTEPLGVVGQIIPWNFPILMAVWKLAPALAAGNCVVLKPAEQTPVGILILVELIQDILPAGVLNVVNGFGAEAGKPLASSPRINKVAFTGETTTGQLIMQYASKNITPVTLELGGKSPNIFFENIMDADDEFFDKCIEGANMFALNQGEVCTCPSRMLVQESIFDAFMERVIERTKAIKMGHPLDPSTMMGAQASSDQFEKILNYIQIGKEEGCEVMTGGEQAYNEGLEGGFYIQPTVLKGNNKMRVFQEEIFGPVVCVTTFKDEAEAIEIANDTLYGLGAGVWTRDTHQAYTVSRAIKAGRVWVNCYHLYPAHAPFGGYKKSGIGRENHKMMLSHYRQTKNMLISYDKKAMGFF; encoded by the coding sequence ATGGGCAATACAGCTACCGTAGCGCAGGATGTGCTACAAAAACCGACATTCAAAAATCAATATGAAAATTTCATTGGTGGTAAATGGACCGCTCCCGTGAAAGGGGAATATTTTGAAAACACATCTCCAGTAGATGGAAAATCCTTCACTAAAATTCCAAGATCTACGGCAGAGGATATTAATAAGGCCATAGACGCAGCATGGAAGGCAGCACCATCTTGGAACAACTCCTCTGCAACGGAACGAAGTAATATGCTATTGAAAATAGCAGACGTCATGGAAAAAAATTTGGAAGTTTTGGCAAGAGCCGAGACTTGGGACAATGGAAAGGCCATACGGGAAACTAGGGCTGCAGATTTACCGTTGGCCATAGATCACTTTAGATATTTTGCCGGTGTAATAAGAGCCGAAGAGGGATCGGTGAGCGAATTGGACAGTAATACCGTAGCTTTGAACGTTACTGAACCTTTAGGTGTCGTTGGACAGATTATACCCTGGAACTTCCCTATTTTAATGGCAGTTTGGAAACTGGCTCCTGCATTGGCCGCGGGCAACTGCGTAGTATTGAAGCCAGCAGAGCAAACTCCTGTAGGAATATTGATTTTAGTAGAATTAATCCAAGATATTCTACCCGCCGGTGTTCTGAACGTAGTCAATGGATTTGGCGCAGAAGCCGGTAAGCCATTGGCATCTAGTCCAAGAATCAATAAAGTTGCCTTTACAGGTGAGACCACTACCGGGCAATTGATTATGCAATATGCCTCTAAGAATATCACTCCGGTAACTTTGGAGTTGGGTGGTAAATCACCAAATATATTCTTCGAGAACATTATGGATGCTGACGACGAATTCTTTGATAAATGTATTGAAGGTGCCAATATGTTCGCTCTTAATCAAGGTGAGGTTTGTACTTGCCCTTCTAGAATGCTCGTACAGGAAAGCATCTTCGATGCCTTCATGGAGCGAGTTATAGAAAGAACTAAAGCTATTAAAATGGGCCATCCACTAGATCCAAGTACCATGATGGGAGCCCAGGCATCTAGCGATCAATTTGAAAAAATTCTGAACTATATCCAAATTGGAAAGGAAGAAGGATGCGAAGTAATGACGGGAGGGGAACAGGCATACAATGAAGGACTGGAAGGCGGATTTTACATTCAACCCACCGTACTTAAGGGAAATAATAAAATGAGGGTTTTCCAAGAAGAAATTTTTGGTCCTGTGGTCTGCGTGACCACCTTTAAGGATGAGGCAGAGGCCATAGAAATTGCTAATGATACCTTATATGGACTTGGCGCTGGGGTTTGGACCAGGGATACTCATCAAGCTTATACCGTTTCACGGGCAATTAAAGCAGGTAGGGTCTGGGTAAACTGTTATCACCTTTACCCTGCACATGCACCTTTTGGAGGGTACAAAAAGTCTGGAATTGGTAGGGAAAATCACAAGATGATGTTGTCACACTACAGACAAACGAAGAACATGCTTATCTCCTACGATAAGAAAGCCATGGGATTCTTTTAA
- the lgt gene encoding prolipoprotein diacylglyceryl transferase, translating into MYFLGIIWNPNETLFNIGPIQIKYYNLLWIIAFAIGWYLMKKIFINEKKSVEQLDSLFVYTVLGTMLGARLGHVFFYDWPYYKNHLLEILLPIRESDTGSLLFGLIDGYEFTGFTGLASHGATIGIIIATYLFTKKHPGFSVLWIFDRLTIPVAIGAFCVRLGNFFNSEINGKTVDESFIFATKFIRDSDDLHPSKALGVTKERSLNAAYDAIENNPQFSQYLAEIPYRHPAQLYEGICYIFVFVLLYYLYWKTDKKNKPGYLFGLFLILLWTVRFFVEFVKKSQGGFEESLGLLSTGQWLSIPFILLGFYFMFRPVKTH; encoded by the coding sequence ATGTACTTCTTAGGAATTATTTGGAATCCCAACGAAACTCTTTTCAATATAGGACCCATCCAAATAAAATATTACAATTTGCTATGGATCATAGCATTTGCCATTGGTTGGTATCTCATGAAAAAGATATTCATCAACGAAAAAAAATCTGTTGAGCAATTGGATTCCCTATTCGTATATACCGTTTTGGGTACCATGCTAGGAGCCAGATTAGGCCATGTATTCTTTTATGATTGGCCCTATTATAAAAATCATTTATTGGAAATTCTATTGCCCATTAGGGAGAGCGATACGGGAAGCCTACTTTTTGGCCTCATCGATGGATATGAATTTACCGGTTTTACGGGACTTGCCAGTCATGGGGCAACTATTGGAATCATTATCGCCACTTACCTTTTTACCAAAAAACACCCCGGTTTCAGTGTCTTATGGATATTTGACAGACTGACCATTCCGGTAGCTATTGGAGCTTTTTGTGTGCGTTTGGGCAACTTTTTTAATTCTGAGATCAATGGAAAAACGGTAGACGAGTCATTCATTTTCGCTACTAAATTTATTAGGGATTCGGATGATCTTCACCCTTCCAAGGCATTGGGAGTAACTAAAGAAAGGAGCTTAAATGCTGCTTATGATGCCATAGAGAACAATCCTCAATTTTCGCAATATTTAGCCGAAATCCCCTATCGACATCCAGCTCAGTTGTACGAAGGAATCTGCTATATTTTTGTATTTGTCCTATTATATTACCTCTACTGGAAGACGGACAAAAAGAACAAACCGGGTTACCTTTTTGGATTGTTCCTTATTCTATTGTGGACCGTTCGTTTCTTTGTGGAATTCGTAAAAAAGAGCCAAGGCGGTTTTGAGGAATCGCTGGGATTACTATCTACAGGGCAGTGGTTAAGTATTCCCTTTATACTACTTGGATTCTACTTTATGTTCAGACCCGTTAAAACCCACTAA
- the yidD gene encoding membrane protein insertion efficiency factor YidD gives MKLTFKNILIAPFVLLVRFYQLAISPYTPATCRYSPTCSQYTLEALKKHGLFKGGWLSIKRIFSCTPWGGKGYDPVP, from the coding sequence TTGAAGCTTACTTTTAAAAACATATTGATTGCCCCATTCGTCCTATTGGTACGTTTTTATCAACTGGCCATTTCCCCTTATACCCCAGCAACGTGTAGATATTCTCCAACATGTTCCCAATATACCTTGGAAGCTCTCAAAAAACATGGTCTGTTTAAGGGAGGTTGGTTGTCCATAAAAAGAATTTTTAGTTGTACTCCCTGGGGAGGGAAAGGATATGATCCCGTACCCTAA
- a CDS encoding DUF6588 family protein — protein sequence MKNLLTCFLLCGFSAVMAQDFNDLFAAGVEDAEQFTTDYLEPLSESAIYNFSTGWYNTADAKPLGGFEISIIGNITGFKNKSDKKVFILDPNDYQNLDFVNNPGVAREVSTALGDISGVDVYVEGQVAGATVRQTFELPSGLSGEGLDFVPSGYVQASVGLIKGTEIKARFLPKIDTEGASVGLIGFGLQHDFTKLLPADKILPVAISAVIGYTKVNGDYDLTDVNLVQGNDQRIEANINTWAFNAVVSTKLPIINFYGGLGYVTGKSVTDVLGTYEVSAGPFASETYEDPFSITKKVSGVTGNIGTKLKLGFFRLNADYTLGEFNTLTVGVNFGFR from the coding sequence ATGAAGAATTTACTTACATGTTTTTTGTTGTGTGGTTTTTCCGCGGTGATGGCGCAGGATTTTAATGATTTGTTTGCTGCCGGGGTGGAGGATGCAGAACAATTTACCACGGATTATTTAGAGCCGCTTTCAGAAAGTGCTATATATAATTTTTCAACGGGGTGGTATAATACGGCAGATGCCAAGCCCTTGGGAGGATTTGAAATATCCATTATTGGAAATATTACCGGATTCAAAAACAAGTCGGATAAAAAAGTTTTTATCCTAGACCCCAACGATTACCAAAATTTGGATTTCGTAAACAACCCAGGTGTTGCAAGGGAAGTTTCTACGGCCCTTGGGGATATTAGTGGAGTAGATGTTTATGTTGAAGGTCAAGTAGCGGGTGCCACGGTACGACAAACTTTTGAGCTGCCTTCCGGTCTTTCCGGGGAAGGATTGGATTTTGTTCCTTCGGGATATGTGCAAGCAAGCGTTGGGCTTATCAAAGGAACGGAGATAAAAGCGAGGTTTTTACCCAAAATAGATACTGAGGGAGCATCCGTTGGTTTGATAGGCTTCGGACTACAACACGATTTTACAAAGTTGTTGCCCGCTGATAAAATTTTACCGGTTGCCATTTCCGCCGTTATTGGGTACACCAAAGTAAATGGTGACTATGACCTCACAGACGTTAATTTAGTTCAGGGCAATGATCAAAGAATAGAGGCCAATATTAATACTTGGGCATTCAATGCAGTGGTTTCCACAAAGCTTCCTATCATCAATTTTTATGGAGGACTAGGATATGTTACCGGTAAATCGGTTACGGATGTATTGGGGACATACGAGGTGAGTGCAGGTCCTTTTGCATCGGAAACCTATGAGGATCCTTTTTCCATAACCAAGAAAGTAAGTGGGGTAACAGGGAATATCGGTACTAAATTAAAGTTAGGTTTTTTTAGGTTAAATGCGGATTATACGTTGGGCGAGTTCAATACACTTACCGTGGGTGTAAACTTCGGATTCAGATAA
- a CDS encoding GNAT family N-acetyltransferase: protein MNYSMEGEETERLIFKKLTMAYFEDWLPFHQEPKSSEFWTGLPKNPKVACTEQFQRIFERYEKGLGGMHALIEIKTKKLVGICGLLVQIVDDIEELEIGYSILPEYWGKGYASEAAEKCKATAFKNQWANHLISIIHIDNEPSKKVAIKNGMHIEKRTLYKENPVFIFRIDR from the coding sequence ATGAACTATTCCATGGAAGGAGAGGAAACCGAAAGGCTAATCTTTAAAAAGTTAACCATGGCGTATTTCGAGGATTGGCTTCCCTTTCATCAAGAACCTAAATCTTCCGAGTTTTGGACTGGCTTACCCAAAAACCCAAAAGTAGCCTGCACCGAGCAATTTCAACGTATTTTTGAGCGCTATGAGAAAGGTTTGGGGGGCATGCACGCCCTAATCGAAATAAAAACCAAAAAGCTTGTTGGGATTTGCGGTTTGTTGGTACAGATTGTTGACGATATAGAGGAACTGGAAATTGGATATTCCATACTCCCAGAATATTGGGGAAAAGGATATGCCTCAGAAGCCGCAGAAAAATGTAAAGCTACCGCATTTAAAAATCAATGGGCCAACCATCTCATTTCCATTATCCATATTGATAACGAACCTTCCAAAAAAGTGGCCATAAAAAATGGTATGCACATAGAAAAAAGAACATTATACAAGGAAAACCCTGTATTCATTTTTAGAATAGACCGATAA
- the secDF gene encoding protein translocase subunit SecDF, which yields MQNKGLIKLFALLFGLVSIYQLSYTFITNKVEKEAEVFAASRISEAEDDYVSKREALETSYLDSIGNNSILGYTNYNEAKKKELNKGLDLKGGINVTLQISVKDILKGLANNTKNPVFNKALADADAASKNSDDTYINLFFEAFDEIKGDTKLASPDIFANKGLSDEINFQMSDDEVKPIIRRKIDESVVSAFEVLRERIDGFGVTQPNIQREGNSGRILVELPGARDINRAQDLLSSTAQLEFWETYKQSNPSFSTFLIQANEKLKEIVDVKKPEPVKEESELDSLLSDVAADSLDLATQVNPLYELLIPANPGTHAMFRAAIKDTATIGSYFRMPEIRRLLPADIQFVKFVWERPATEDTEVIDLYALKSNREGIPRISGDVVSDARADFDQFGKPAVSMTMNTKGAKEWEELTGDAYNNQTGIAIVLDNKVYTAPGVSSGPISGGRSEITGNFTVNETKDISNVLRAGKLPASAEIIQSEIVGPSLGQEAIDSGFMSFLIAMAIVLLWMIAYYGKAGAFADVALLLNILLIFGVLTSLNAVLTLPGIAGIVLTIGMSVDANVLIFERIKEELAKGKGKSLAVSDGFGNALSSILDANITTGLTAIILFVFGSGPIKGFATTLLIGILTSLFTAIFITRLLIDWYIGGKGRSLDFATGITKGLFKNMSIDFLVKRKIAYIVSSILVVIGLYSLFFGPGLQQGVDFVGGRSYTVRFEQPVNPSEIASELNTVFGSGTNVKTFGESNQIKITTPYKVDVEGIEVDTEIQDKLYTSLQKYLPDGTSKNDFSIGSEGKSIGILQSVKVGPTIADDIKNNAFLAILGSLAVVFLYILLRFRRWQFSLGAVVAVFHDVLIVLGVFSIFGKIMPFNMEIDQAFIAAILTVIGYSLNDTVVVFDRIREIIAERGWKGGENINSAINSTLGRTLNTSLTTLVVLLAIFIFGGESLRGFMFAMIVGVVVGTYSSVFIATPVMFDALSKKITKTLN from the coding sequence ATGCAAAATAAAGGACTTATAAAGCTTTTTGCTTTATTATTTGGATTAGTTAGTATTTATCAACTATCCTACACTTTCATTACTAATAAGGTCGAGAAGGAGGCGGAAGTATTTGCCGCTAGTCGTATTTCTGAGGCCGAAGATGACTATGTTTCAAAAAGAGAAGCGTTGGAGACCAGTTACTTGGATTCTATTGGAAACAATTCCATTTTAGGATATACCAACTACAACGAGGCCAAAAAGAAGGAGTTGAACAAAGGTCTCGATCTTAAGGGTGGAATCAATGTTACACTCCAAATATCCGTAAAGGATATTTTGAAGGGCTTGGCCAACAACACCAAAAATCCGGTATTCAATAAAGCATTGGCAGATGCGGATGCTGCATCTAAAAATAGTGATGATACCTACATCAACTTATTTTTTGAAGCTTTCGATGAGATAAAAGGCGATACAAAATTGGCCTCGCCCGATATTTTTGCGAATAAGGGTCTGAGCGACGAAATCAACTTTCAAATGTCCGATGATGAGGTAAAACCCATTATCAGAAGAAAAATTGACGAATCGGTTGTATCTGCCTTTGAAGTATTGCGTGAGCGTATCGATGGATTTGGGGTTACGCAGCCTAACATCCAGAGGGAAGGGAATTCAGGTAGGATTTTGGTGGAATTACCCGGTGCCAGGGATATAAACCGTGCCCAGGACTTGTTATCCAGTACAGCGCAATTGGAGTTTTGGGAAACCTATAAACAAAGCAATCCATCCTTTAGTACTTTCTTGATTCAGGCAAACGAGAAGTTAAAGGAAATCGTTGATGTTAAAAAACCGGAACCAGTGAAGGAAGAGTCGGAACTGGATTCTTTGTTATCTGATGTCGCGGCAGATTCTTTGGACTTGGCTACACAAGTAAATCCTTTATATGAGTTGTTGATACCGGCAAATCCGGGTACGCATGCCATGTTTAGGGCTGCCATCAAGGATACGGCTACTATAGGTTCCTACTTTAGAATGCCAGAAATTAGAAGGTTGTTGCCTGCGGATATCCAGTTTGTGAAATTTGTCTGGGAAAGGCCTGCTACCGAGGATACGGAGGTAATTGATCTATATGCCTTAAAATCGAACCGCGAAGGTATTCCTAGAATTAGTGGTGATGTAGTTAGCGATGCCCGTGCGGATTTTGACCAATTTGGTAAACCGGCAGTTTCCATGACCATGAACACTAAAGGTGCCAAGGAATGGGAAGAATTGACCGGTGATGCCTATAATAATCAAACAGGGATTGCCATAGTTTTAGACAATAAAGTGTATACGGCTCCCGGTGTTTCCAGCGGACCGATTTCTGGAGGACGTTCTGAAATTACAGGTAATTTTACGGTTAACGAGACCAAGGATATTTCCAATGTATTAAGAGCGGGTAAATTACCAGCCTCAGCAGAGATTATACAATCGGAAATCGTAGGTCCATCCTTGGGACAGGAAGCTATTGACAGTGGTTTTATGTCCTTCTTGATAGCAATGGCCATTGTATTGCTTTGGATGATTGCATATTACGGGAAGGCTGGTGCTTTTGCCGATGTAGCACTGTTGTTGAACATACTATTGATTTTTGGAGTTTTAACAAGCTTAAATGCCGTGTTGACCTTGCCTGGTATAGCCGGTATTGTTTTGACCATTGGTATGTCCGTAGATGCGAACGTACTTATTTTTGAAAGGATAAAAGAGGAGTTGGCAAAAGGTAAGGGAAAAAGCTTGGCGGTTTCAGATGGTTTTGGAAATGCTTTATCCTCCATTTTGGATGCCAACATTACCACGGGATTAACGGCAATCATCTTATTCGTATTTGGTTCAGGTCCTATTAAAGGGTTTGCAACTACCTTATTGATTGGTATTCTTACTTCTTTGTTCACAGCCATTTTCATTACTAGGTTGTTGATCGATTGGTATATTGGAGGAAAGGGTAGAAGTTTGGATTTTGCCACTGGTATTACCAAAGGGTTGTTTAAGAACATGTCCATTGATTTCTTGGTCAAAAGGAAGATTGCATATATTGTTTCCAGTATTTTGGTGGTTATAGGCCTGTACTCCTTGTTTTTTGGACCTGGCCTTCAGCAAGGGGTGGACTTCGTAGGTGGACGTTCGTATACCGTGCGTTTTGAACAGCCCGTGAACCCTTCTGAAATTGCTTCGGAACTTAATACCGTTTTTGGCAGTGGTACCAATGTAAAAACCTTTGGAGAGTCTAACCAAATCAAGATTACAACTCCATATAAAGTGGATGTGGAAGGGATAGAAGTGGATACCGAGATTCAGGATAAGCTCTACACTTCCTTACAAAAATATCTGCCGGACGGAACTTCCAAGAATGATTTTAGTATTGGTAGTGAAGGGAAATCCATTGGTATTCTACAATCGGTTAAGGTAGGCCCTACTATTGCGGATGACATTAAGAATAATGCATTTTTAGCAATACTTGGATCTTTGGCGGTTGTTTTTCTATACATCCTTTTACGTTTCCGTAGATGGCAGTTCTCTCTGGGAGCCGTTGTGGCGGTTTTCCACGATGTCTTGATCGTACTTGGGGTATTCTCCATATTCGGTAAAATTATGCCGTTCAACATGGAAATAGATCAAGCTTTTATTGCGGCTATACTAACGGTAATTGGTTATTCCTTGAACGATACCGTGGTGGTGTTCGACCGTATACGTGAAATCATTGCGGAAAGAGGCTGGAAAGGTGGCGAAAATATAAACTCTGCCATCAACAGTACTTTGGGAAGAACCTTGAATACTTCATTAACTACTTTGGTAGTATTATTGGCCATCTTTATTTTTGGCGGGGAGTCCCTTAGAGGGTTTATGTTCGCTATGATCGTTGGTGTAGTAGTAGGTACGTATTCTTCTGTATTTATTGCAACACCGGTTATGTTCGATGCCCTAAGCAAAAAAATTACCAAGACCCTAAACTAG
- a CDS encoding ATP-binding cassette domain-containing protein has translation MEHWGIFTNNQTNKKELVKKLENNAFSNIINLDGQKGKLFSQLALQKFMEEEEKHGTKSISTEFQALKTMSSGEQKKALLFQILDQDPDYIILDNPFDNLDVTFQKELRKLLTKHADRTLFIQLASRKADMLSMIHNFAEVRDGQLDILKEIALKQDKKQIHLSGEIPSPINQISFNGNTLISFKNVNVSYGEKHILKDIDWEVKSGEFWQLIGHNGTGKTTILSMITGDNPKAFGQEIYLFGKKKGSGESVWDIKQKIGYFSPSMTDKFRGRHSLENMLISGLLDSIGLYVKPTETQKRIIKNWLLLIHLWEKRNIQFNELSLGEQRLVMTVRAMVKHPPLLILDEPTSGMDDSAARILVNLVNKIAEETQTAILFVSHRKEPGLHPKKILELTKTEKGSLGSIHTFKK, from the coding sequence ATGGAACACTGGGGAATTTTCACAAACAACCAAACCAATAAAAAAGAGTTGGTTAAAAAACTTGAAAATAATGCCTTTTCCAATATAATCAACCTGGACGGCCAAAAAGGAAAACTATTTTCCCAACTGGCACTGCAAAAGTTTATGGAAGAGGAAGAAAAACATGGCACCAAATCTATTTCAACCGAGTTTCAGGCCTTAAAAACCATGTCGAGTGGAGAGCAGAAGAAGGCTCTTTTGTTCCAAATTTTAGATCAAGATCCGGATTACATCATTCTTGACAATCCTTTTGACAACCTTGATGTTACATTTCAAAAAGAATTAAGAAAACTCCTGACCAAACATGCCGATAGAACCTTGTTCATCCAATTAGCAAGCAGAAAGGCGGACATGCTTTCGATGATTCATAATTTCGCCGAAGTACGGGATGGACAATTAGATATACTTAAAGAGATAGCCTTAAAACAGGATAAAAAGCAGATTCATTTATCTGGGGAGATTCCTTCACCAATCAACCAAATAAGCTTTAATGGCAACACCTTAATTTCTTTTAAGAATGTTAACGTTTCCTATGGGGAAAAGCACATACTCAAGGACATAGACTGGGAGGTTAAATCAGGGGAGTTTTGGCAACTTATAGGACATAATGGAACCGGAAAGACAACTATACTTTCCATGATTACGGGGGATAACCCCAAGGCGTTTGGACAGGAAATTTATCTTTTTGGAAAAAAGAAAGGTTCAGGAGAAAGTGTTTGGGACATCAAACAAAAAATAGGATACTTCTCCCCTTCCATGACAGATAAGTTCAGGGGGAGACATTCCTTGGAAAACATGCTCATTTCCGGACTACTTGATTCGATAGGACTCTATGTTAAACCAACGGAAACCCAAAAAAGAATCATTAAGAATTGGTTATTACTTATTCACTTATGGGAAAAAAGAAATATTCAATTCAATGAATTATCCTTGGGAGAACAACGTTTGGTCATGACGGTACGTGCTATGGTAAAACACCCACCTCTATTAATATTGGACGAACCTACGAGCGGTATGGATGATTCCGCTGCGCGAATACTGGTCAACTTGGTAAATAAAATTGCAGAAGAGACGCAAACCGCTATTCTCTTTGTAAGCCACAGGAAAGAACCGGGATTACATCCAAAGAAAATCCTGGAATTAACCAAAACGGAAAAGGGTTCCTTGGGCAGTATACATACTTTTAAAAAATAA
- a CDS encoding DUF779 domain-containing protein has translation MKTKRVLVSDKAAQVIRELKEKHGELMFHQSGGCCDGSSPMCFPKGELMLDDNDIWLGTIEGCEFHMSKDQFEYWKHTQLTVDVTPGRGASFSLEIPMGIRFVIKSRLYTPEESENLEPVRVGE, from the coding sequence ATGAAAACCAAAAGGGTATTGGTAAGCGATAAAGCTGCCCAAGTCATTAGGGAGCTCAAGGAAAAACATGGTGAACTTATGTTCCACCAAAGTGGGGGTTGTTGCGATGGCTCCTCCCCCATGTGCTTTCCTAAAGGTGAACTCATGCTAGACGATAACGATATTTGGTTGGGCACCATCGAGGGATGTGAATTTCATATGTCCAAAGACCAATTTGAATATTGGAAGCATACCCAGCTTACCGTGGATGTAACTCCTGGTAGAGGGGCAAGCTTTTCACTGGAGATACCCATGGGCATACGCTTTGTTATTAAATCAAGACTTTACACTCCGGAAGAGTCGGAAAACTTGGAACCTGTTCGGGTGGGTGAATAA
- a CDS encoding DUF192 domain-containing protein has translation MKVYRYLLGLAVIFSITLLSCKEESKKVIKTTPVSFTKEGSLSIYKQETDSLITSLDIEIAETDYETQTGLMYRKSMETNQGMLFIFPDVAMHSFYMKNTEFPLDIIFLNEDLKIASIQKNAEPFNESGLSSKVPVKYVLEINAGLSDAWSLEVGDTITFSRL, from the coding sequence ATGAAGGTTTATAGGTACCTTTTAGGTCTTGCAGTCATTTTTTCAATAACCCTTCTGTCCTGCAAAGAGGAATCAAAAAAGGTGATAAAAACAACACCTGTTTCCTTTACCAAGGAAGGTTCGTTAAGTATCTATAAACAGGAAACGGATTCCTTGATTACATCATTGGATATCGAAATTGCCGAAACCGATTATGAGACCCAAACCGGATTGATGTATCGCAAAAGCATGGAAACCAACCAAGGGATGTTATTTATTTTTCCTGATGTTGCCATGCACTCCTTTTACATGAAGAATACGGAATTTCCCTTGGACATCATATTCTTAAACGAAGACTTAAAAATTGCCAGTATTCAAAAAAACGCGGAACCTTTTAATGAAAGTGGGCTTTCCTCTAAAGTACCCGTAAAGTACGTTTTGGAGATTAATGCCGGTCTGTCGGATGCATGGTCCCTTGAAGTGGGCGACACTATAACGTTCTCAAGGTTATAA